The Pseudomonas cucumis sequence GAATACGCCGAATCGCATCTGTAACCCTCACCAGAACCGGGCGGCCCAAAGCCGCCCGGTTTTTTTATGCCCGACGAATAACCCTGTGGGAGCGGGCTTGCCCGCGATGGCATCACCGAGGTGTCCCTGTTGAACCGCAGCGCCTGCATCGCGGGCAAGCCACGCTCCCACAGGGTTCGGTGTAAACGCATAATCAAACGTGCGGAAATCTGACCCACAGGTTTACAATCGATGTTCCTGATCAGGAGTAACCCTGTGCTGACTCATCTCGATTCCCAAGGTCGCGCCCATATGGTCGACGTCACTGAAAAAGCCGTGACGTTCCGTGAAGCGACGGCCCAAGCGCTGGTGCGCATGCTGCCCGAAACCCTGCAGATGATCGTCAGTGGCGGCCATCCCAAGGGTGACGTGTTCGCCGTGGCGCGAATTGCCGGCATCCAGGCGGCGAAGAAAACCAGCGATCTGATTCCTCTGTGCCACCCGTTGATGCTCACTGGCGTCAAGGTCGAACTCAGTGCTGAAGGTGTCGACACCGTGCGCGTCGTGGCGCGCTGCAAGTTGTCCGGGCAGACCGGCGTCGAAATGGAAGCACTGACTGCCGCCAGCGTCGCGGCGCTGACCATCTATGACATGTGCAAGGCCGTGGATCGCGGCATGACCATCGAGAGCGTGCGGCTGCTGGAGAAACTCGGCGGCAAGAGCGGCCATTTCCAGGCGGATCAGCCATGAACGTGACTGTGAAGTTTTTCGCCCGTTACCGTGAAGCGCTCGGCGTGGAGTCGGTGAAGGTCGAAGGTGATTTCGCCACGATCGACGATGTGCGCGCGCTGCTGGCCCAACGTGACGGCGCCGAAGTGCTGAGCGAGCAGAACCTGATGTGCGCCCGCAACGAAGATCTCTGCCAGCTCGACGAACCGGTGAACGATGGCGATGAAGTGGCGTTTTTTCCGACCGTGACCGGGGGCTGAACCATGGCGATTCGTGTGCAGTCCACGCCGTTCGACCCGGGCGCTGAAGTCAACGCCATGCACGCGGCCAATGTGGGCGTCGGTGCGGTGGTGAGTTTTGTCGGCTACGTGCGCGACTTCAATGACGGCCTCGACGTCGCCGGAATGTTTCTGGAGCACTACCCGGGCATGACCGAAAAAGCCCTGGGCAAGATTGCCGCGGAGGCCGAGCAGCGCTGGCCGCTGTTGAAGCTGGAAGTGTTGCACCGCATCGGCGCCCTGGAGCCGGGCGAGCCGATCGTTTTCGTCGGCGCCGCCAGCGCCCACCGTCAGGCGGCGTTCGATGCCTGTGCCTT is a genomic window containing:
- the moaC gene encoding cyclic pyranopterin monophosphate synthase MoaC: MLTHLDSQGRAHMVDVTEKAVTFREATAQALVRMLPETLQMIVSGGHPKGDVFAVARIAGIQAAKKTSDLIPLCHPLMLTGVKVELSAEGVDTVRVVARCKLSGQTGVEMEALTAASVAALTIYDMCKAVDRGMTIESVRLLEKLGGKSGHFQADQP
- the moaD gene encoding molybdopterin converting factor subunit 1 gives rise to the protein MNVTVKFFARYREALGVESVKVEGDFATIDDVRALLAQRDGAEVLSEQNLMCARNEDLCQLDEPVNDGDEVAFFPTVTGG
- the moaE gene encoding molybdopterin synthase catalytic subunit MoaE, which encodes MAIRVQSTPFDPGAEVNAMHAANVGVGAVVSFVGYVRDFNDGLDVAGMFLEHYPGMTEKALGKIAAEAEQRWPLLKLEVLHRIGALEPGEPIVFVGAASAHRQAAFDACAFVMDYLKTRAPFWKKENTRDGPRWVEGRDSDHVAADRWKQ